In Eupeodes corollae chromosome 3, idEupCoro1.1, whole genome shotgun sequence, a single genomic region encodes these proteins:
- the LOC129949355 gene encoding 1,4-alpha-glucan-branching enzyme translates to MDPMQVEVKDIENLFALDGYLKPFEREIRRRHGILKDWLNKIDNLEGGMNTFSQAYKFYGLHFQPDNSVIAREWAPGAKDVYLTGDFNNWQWEATPYKKLDFGKWELHIPANSDGSAPIKHLSEIKVIIRDQSGKLLSRLSPWAVYVRQPPKEANQGVNYKQYVWNPPENEIHKFVHPRPQRPKSLRIYECHVGIASQEPKVGTYKNFAENIIPRIKNQGYNAIQLMAIMEHAYYASFGYQVTSMYAASSRYGTPNELKQMIDVAHANGLYVLLDVVHSHASKNVEDGMNQFDGTNSCFFHDGKRGEHALWDSRLFNYNEYEVLRFLLSNLRWWHDEYNFDGYRFDGVTSMLYHSRGIGAGFSGDYSEYFGLGVDTEALLYLALANHMVHEQNKEAITIAEDVSGMPALCRPVSEGGVGFDYRLGMAIPDKWIEYLKTKTDDEWEMGNIVHTLSNRRWKESTVAYAESHDQALVGDKTIAFWLMDKEMYTHMSVMSEPSIIIDRGIALHKMIRLITHSLGGEAYLNFMGNEFGHPEWLDFPRVGNNDSYHYARRQWNLVDDKLLKYKYLNEFDRAMNLAEDKYGWLQADPGYVSWKHEGDKIIAFERGGLVFVFNFHPTRSFTDYRIGTNWAGSYKAILSTDDELFGGQNRIDKNCEHLSNPDGHAGRSNFIQVYAPSRTAVVYAKIN, encoded by the exons atggaTCCAATGCAAGTTGAAGTTAAGGACATTGAAAACCTATTTGCCTTGGACGGATATTTGAAGCCATTCGAAAGGGAAATTCGCAGAAG ACATGGCATCTTAAAAGATTGGTTGAATAAAATTGATAACCTCGAGGGTGGCATGAATACGTTTTCACAGGCTTACAAGTTTTATGGACTACATTTTCAACCTGATAATTCCGTGATTGCCAGAGAATGGGCTCCAGGGGCTAAAGACGTATATTTAACAGGCGACTTTA ATAATTGGCAATGGGAAGCTACGCCTTATAAGAAATTGGATTTCGGAAAATGGGAGTTACACATTCCGGCCAATTCAGATGGGTCAGCACCTATAAAACATCTATCCGAAATCAAAGTCATTATTCGTGATCAAAGCGGCAAACTTCTGAGCAGACTTTCACCATGGGCGGTTTATGTTAGGCAGCCACCCAAAGAGGCAAATCAGGGGGTGAATTACAAGCAATACGTTTGGAATCCACCTGAAAATGAA attcatAAATTTGTCCATCCTCGCCCTCAACGTCCTAAGTCACTTCGAATCTATGAATGTCATGTTGGGATAGcatctcaagaaccaaaagtaGGAACATATAAAAACTTTGCCGAGAATATCATTCCAAGAATCAAGAACCAGGGATATAATGCCATTCAATTAATGGCTATCATGGAGCATGCGTATTATGCAAGCTTTGGCTATCAGGTAACAAGCATGTATGCTGCTTCTAGTCGCTATGGCACTCCGAATGAGTTAAAACAAATGATTGATGTAGCTCACGCCAACGGACTTTATGTATTGTTGGACGTTGTTCATTCACACGCAAGTAAAAATGTCGAAGATGGCATGAATCAGTTCGATGGAACAAACAGTTGTTtctttcatgatggaaagaggGGGGAGCATGCACTGTGGGACAGTCGCCTATTCAATTATAACGAATATgaagttttaaggtttttacttTCAAATCTAAGATGGTGGCATGATGAGTACAATTTCGATGGATACAg GTTCGATGGTGTCACGTCAATGTTATACCACTCAAGAGGTATAGGGGCAGGTTTCAGCGGTGATTACAGTGAATATTTTGGCCTGGGAGTAGATACCGAAGCGTTACTATACTTGGCTCTAGCAAACCATATGGTACACGAACAAAACAAGGAAGCAATTACTATTGCTGAG GACGTATCAGGCATGCCCGCTCTTTGTCGACCAGTCTCTGAAGGAGGTGTTGGATTCGATTACCGTCTTGGCATGGCTATTCCCGATAAATGGATAGAGTACCTTAAGACCAAGACTGATGATGAATGGGAAATGGGGAACATCGTTCATACCCTAAGTAATCGACGTTGGAAAGAAAGTACTGTAGCATACGCAGAGTCCCACGACCAAGCACTCGTGGGTGATAAAACAATCGCTTTTTGGCTTATGGACAAAGAAATGTATACCCATATGTCTGTTATGAGTGAGCcatcaataataattgatcGTGGAATTGCACTTCACAAAATGATTCGTTTGATAACGCACTCCTTGGGTGGTGAAGCATACTTAAATTTCATGGGCAATGAGTTTGGTCATCCAGAATGGTTAGATTTTCCTCGGGTTGGTAATAATGATTCGTATCATTATGCCCGTAGACAATGGAATCTAGTCGATGATAAgctattaaaatacaaatacttaaatGAATTTGATCGTGCTATGAATTTAGCAGAAGATAAATATGGTTGGTTGCAAGCAGATCCTGGCTACGTAAGTTGGAAACACGAAGGTGATAAGATCATAGCGTTTGAAAGAGGTGGATTGGTATTCGTTTTTAATTTCCATCCAACGAGAAGTTTTACTGACTATCGCATTGGTACAAATTGGGCTGGTTCTTACAAAGCTATACTCAGTACGGACGATGAATTGTTTGGTGGGCAAAATAGAATCGACAAAAATTGTGAGCACTTATCAAACCCCGATGGACATGCTGGTCGATCAAACTTTATCCAG gtttatgCGCCTTCTAGAACAGCTGTTGTAtatgcaaaaattaattaa
- the LOC129949356 gene encoding serine palmitoyltransferase 1, whose protein sequence is MAGAPFLFNEIERIIRNTPLYALALETFLLLSVIWLIFYKRNGRKRYTSEEEEAIIQSFEPEALVAEVDKNHPALKPRMVSGKVGKYIIVNGYTCLNLSTHNYLGFLEDEKIIDDAVKSLRKYGVGSCGPRGFYGTVDVHLELEERLAKFMGTEEALVYSYGFSTVASAIPAYSKRTDVIFVDESVNFSIQKGLDASRSKIFYYKHNDMADLERLLIEQQKRDLKNPSKAAKTRRFLVAEGIYMNTGEICPLPELVNLRSKYKLRLFLDESISFGTLGKTGHGLTEHFDIDRIEVDLICAGMEWAVASIGGFCVGSSFIVEHQRLSGLGYCFSASLPPLLTQAVISALDRFEKEPQMFNQLENISRSMHQIFSNFSKLTLRGNEISPVKHLYIKNSLGNEEEQKLLAKIADKCIENNIALIEAHYLEALEKFPPRPSLRVTSNILLTNTELNTAFDVIEKVSKDILE, encoded by the exons ATGGCCGGGGCTCCTTTCCTTTTCAACGAAATCGAAAGAATAATAAGGAAT ACTCCACTCTATGCCCTTGCATTGGAAACTTTTCTTTTACTGTCTGTCATATGGTTGATCTTTTATAAACGGAATGGTCGAAAACGTTATACTTCTGAAGAAGAAGAGGCCATCATTCAAAGCTTTGAACCTGAAGCGCTTGTTGCAGAAGTAGACAAAAATCATCCAGCCCTTAAACCACGTATGGTTTCAGGTAAAGTGGGGAAGTATATTATTGTGAATGGTTACACGTGTTTGAATTTATCCACCCATAATTACTTGGGCTTTTTGGAAGATGAAAAGATAATAGACGATGCcgtcaaaagtttgagaaagTACGGAGTGGGATCGTGTGGCCCAAGAGGTTTTTATGGGACAGTGG ACGTTCACCTGGAGTTAGAAGAGCGCCTGGCTAAATTCATGGGAACTGAAGAAGCTCTAGTGTACTCCTATGGGTTTTCTACAGTAGCTAGCGCTATACCAGCATATTCCAAAAGAACAGACGtgatttttgt TGATGAGTCAGTAAACTTTTCCATACAAAAAGGATTAGATGCTtcaagaagtaaaattttttattataaacacaATGACATGGCTGACTTGGAACGTTTACTAATCGAGCAACAAAAGAGAGATTTAAAG aatccgAGCAAAGCAGCTAAAACTAGACGTTTCCTTGTTGCGGAAGGAATCTACATGAACACTGGAGAAATTTGTCCCCTTCCTGAGCTTGTCAATTTGcgttcaaaatacaaattacgTTTGTTTCTGGATGAAAGTATTTCCTTTGGAACCTTAGGGAAAACTGGACATGGATTGACCGAGCACTTTGATATTGAT CGCATTGAAGTAGATCTTATATGTGCTGGAATGGAATGGGCTGTTGCATCAATTGGAGGCTTTTGTGTTGGTTCATCGTTTATTGTAGAACATCAACGGCTCTCTGGATTAGGTTATTGTTTTTCCGCTTCGCTGCCACCACTTTTAACACAGGCTGTTATAAGTGCATTAGACCGCTTTGAAAAAGAACCGCAAATGTTCAACCAATTGGAAAACATAAGCCGTAGTATGCATCaaattttcagtaatttttcaaAGCTGACGTTGCGTGGGAATGAAATTTCTCCAGTAAAgcatttgtatataaaaaattccCTAGGAAATGAGGAAGAACAAAAACTTCTAGCAAAAATTGCTGACAAG tgcattGAAAATAACATTGCTCTAATTGAAGCACATTATTTGGAAGCACTGGAAAAATTTCCCCCTAGACCAAGTTTGCGGGTCACTTCAAATATTCTGTTGACCAATACAGAACTAAATACTGCCTTCGATGTTATAGAAAAAGTGTCCAAAgatattttagaataa